From Bradysia coprophila strain Holo2 chromosome IV unlocalized genomic scaffold, BU_Bcop_v1 contig_5, whole genome shotgun sequence, one genomic window encodes:
- the LOC119071516 gene encoding anaphase-promoting complex subunit 1, with translation MIASEPLEFIPRGRKAVEDHPGPLVSKKQINIPSEHLLLHRLQNVNISSGDSSIEGWVIREMVTEGSAAPNSTETNSSIFVTENDLHINSEEELYFKGHTAVWSKGIASEDGEVLPRICFTCDTPIKHAFFCPTHFVKTKDPDKRPDKRFVDEEEDPIGICLIDSTSLRVYLSTGEDYLASLEFPVSSTWSTTYGILLEKNASITTVDHIHAIPMPRLFSLAHPLDEMCPVLMKSNSGGITYLTESDYKVIFVCADSDLVLMYDNKAGKHLVSKLRKATKQETNSVAANDTMVSGLFNSSHHIAANVSSVKLGANLRMNNSILSKSAIGGNTPRSPISQRTLGNQSGSPLLHTSSNTLNRSFGQSPLLKLQSSLGGHSFSAQDIRKVGQPQPSVPVIPELCLEHIWTENLNKREYVEMATHGFIHVDLIDQTYMCYMLSRTKYLQLMRLEKSNTPDTPIFGVATSIPAKDAVCLEKLKMIAVLAPCGTLMMYSGPHLIGKVHVGGVLSSLANLPSSTTNTFGSGYPRRSSLLPSSQEAKFEDGLHMLSPVYPLQPQFPSRGGFCSGLKDAAGNRLTLVYPGGKMYRISVPFISECPFVTKCLVGLKQVLMKDVAIQLMAKWFVMRNAPGSKNLNPRQEWSIFKNVLLELMGRPTQQPDNQHSNTSKQSTAEPKKRRKTENLGGNDKDWEYLAQMFSQNKFASSTDSSHLNNDPNALLFPYIPLIFFTMHLIYEEIKLDELLKSHLPSLAEFLYHMSMDLQLETYCLHYFLDTPSLVYMNSNSIINEASAKKLKYTQYLQYDVPNIFRFVYDIINKRSTHRYPWISVVNDTSKKVVQLVNAIVNECGIDEERIETLGKDSEMQNQQSNPPVSRSKCIVNCFIDLGMTRQRIEKLPTSIHFLFAEALELHRLQPPIEIGAKAYELLLRADLLEHTLRKVEVIGKDFNTSFRNTQKEHSLSLKTVPSPIPKSDSLIADDGMEHIFTKLLQLRFPEDLRINEIRRLLSSSKPVSIDIVQALGVSDHDFIEEQEKQLFAMCTRTMALPMGRGMFTLRTCTPTATEILTIPKLCLSGKESVKGATIELQQIEVPPNMNMWPMFHNGVAAGLQITPMAKDIDSTWIVYNKPKTATDGSAEHAGFLLALGLNGHLKTLSFMSIYDYSVKCDEMTSVGLFLGVAAAYRGTMDIKITKLLSVHIEALLPPTSLELDIQQNIQVASIMGIGMLYQETAKRHIAEILLQEIGRPPGPEMENCVERESYALAAGLALGLVTLGKGESPAGLRDLHLPDTLHYYMIGGNKRPLTGAQKEKYKLPSFQVREGDTVNIDVTAPGATIALGLMFFKTGNEAVAHWMKPPDTNYLLNLVRPDLLLLRIIAKGLILWDTIEPTKKWIIDQVPGGLFFDLTKGPKDMATSDVDHEANCQACCNITAGAAFCIGLRYAGTEDPIAFKTLNKILKLFLGMESQFMGEFAGKATVESCLMLIVLSMSLVFAGTGNLAILRVCRMLRSRLGQSNTHVTYGSQMAIHMAIGFLFLGAGRFTLSRSPQAIAALVCALFPKFPTHSNDNRYHLQAFRHLYTLAVEPRLLLPRNIDTGKLCLSNVSYIALNSDELISLPIAPCILPELVNLKAVILNDSNYWPVCFEKGKNWDQLEYALANCFCIDIKQKAGCLSHLEDPNRLKSLLAQTLTSEQYSCWKIKPETLLKFSNDAKVQHFTNKFLQISNKPADMSPEEWQRIQIFTLQFYNCLTKDRMHGLPISMDLLRCLELIERHAASNYDLWQLKMVSCILRQCNKNILLSPEILKSFSSRLFTAMERLLVQHAACMKRYLFSSNTTFLQESTGEIAAKIATLITFYDLPINILNLVDLGGQLNYFRMLVEFKKLGLDTHTIQCVFKVLKLE, from the exons ATGATCGCCTCTGAACCTCTG GAATTTATTCCCCGGGGTCGTAAGGCGGTTGAGGATCACCCAGGACCCTTGGTATCAAAGAAACAAATCAATATTCCATCTGAGCATTTGCTGCTCCATCGATTGCAAAATGTTAACATATCGAGCGGTGACAGCAGCATTGAAGGCTGGGTAATACGTGAAATGGTCACAGAAGGTTCAGCTGCACCGAATTCGACTGAAACGAATAGTTCGATTTTCGTAACCGAAAACGATTTGCACATCAATTCCGAAGAGGAACTCTATTTCAAAGGTCACACGGCCGTTTGGAGCAAAGGCATTGCTTCGGAGGACGGAGAAGTGTTGCCTAGAATTTGCTTCACCTGTGATACGCCAATCAAACATGCCTTCTTTTGCCCAACGCATTTCGTTAAAACAAAAGATCCGGACAAGCGACCCGATAAACGATTCGTGGATGAGGAGGAGGATCCGATTGGTATTTGCTTGATTG ATTCCACATCGCTGCGGGTGTACTTAAGCACTGGCGAAGACTATTTGGCGAGCCTGGAATTTCCGGTGTCCAGCACCTGGTCAACGACATACGGAATTTTGTTGGAGAAAAATGCATCGATCACAACGGTCGATCACATACATGCGATACCGATGCCACGATTATTTTCGCTGGCACATCCGTTGGACGAGATGTGTCCCGTTTTGATGAAATCGAATTCGGGTGGCATTACCTACCTGACGGAAAGCGATTACAAAGTAATATTCGTGTGTGCAGACAGTGACTTGGTGCTGATGTACGACAACAAGGCCGGGAAACATTTGGTGTCGAAACTGCGCAAAGCGACAAAGCAAGAAACGAATTCTGTTG CTGCCAACGACACCATGGTCTCTGGACTGTTCAATTCGAGTCATCACATAGCAGCGAATGTTTCGTCCGTTAAGCTAGGAG CTAATCTACGAATGAACAATTCCATATTGTCAAAGTCAGCAATCGGTGGAAATACACCGCGTAGTCCCATATCTCAACGAACCCTCGGAAATCAGAGCGGAAGTCCTCTGTTGCATACGTCGAGCAATACACTCAATCGTTCGTTTGGACAATCGCCGTTgttgaaattacaatcatcGCTGGGCGGACATTCGTTCTCAGCACAAGATATACGAAAAGTTGGCCAGCCACAGCCGTCAGTTCCGGTTATACCAGAACTGTGTTTGGAACACATATGGACAGAGAATTTGAACAAAAG GGAATACGTTGAAATGGCCACTCATGGATTCATTCACGTCGATTTAATCGATCAAACATACATGTGTTACATGCTGTCCCGAACAAAATACCTTCAACTGATGCGTTTAGAAAAATCCAATACACCCGACACGCCCATATTTGGAGTTGCCACAAGTATACCGGCAAAGGACGCAGTGTgtctggaaaaattgaaaatgattgcAGTACTGGCACCATGCGGAACACTTATGATGTACTCTGGACCGCATTTAATCGGAAAAGTTCACGTCGGCGGTGTTCTGTCGAGCCTGGCAAATTTACCGTCCAGTACCACGAATACATTCGGCAGCGGATATCCCAG ACGGAGCAGTCTACTTCCATCCAGTCAGGAAGCTAAATTTGAAGATGGACTGCACATGCTATCACCGGTGTATCCGCTGCAACCTCAGTTTCCTTCAAG GGGCGGATTCTGTTCGGGTCTGAAAGATGCAGCTGGTAATCGTTTAACGTTGGTTTATCCTGGCGGTAAAATGTATCGCATATCAGTTCCATTCATTAGCGAGTGTCCGTTCGTTACAAAATGCTTGGTCGGTTTGAAGCAAGTGCTCATGAAAGATGTAGCTATCCAG CTTATGGCTAAATGGTTCGTCATGCGTAATGCTCCCGGTTCAAAGAATCTAAATCCCCGTCAAGAGTGGTCCATATTCAAGAATGTGTTGCTAG AATTGATGGGTCGACCGACACAACAACCGGATAACCAACATAGTAACACATCGAAACAATCGACAGCGGAGCCGAAAAAGCGTcgaaaaacggaaaatctGGGAGGGAATGACAAAGACTGGGAATATTTGGCGCAGATGTTCAGTCAAAACAAATTCGCTTCCAGCACAGACTCGAGCCATCTGAACAACGATCCAAATGCTCTGTTGTTCCCATACATTCCGCTAATTTTCTTCACGATGCATTTGATCTACGAGGAAATCAAACTGGACGAATTATTGAAAAGTCATTTGCCGTCACTGGCTGAG TTCTTATACCATATGTCGATGGACTTACAACTGGAAACGTATTGTTTGCACTACTTTCTGGATACTCCCAGTCTAGTCTACATGAACTCAAACAGTATTATCAACGAGGCGAGTGCTAAAAAACTGAAATACACTCAGTATCTGCAGTACGACGTGCCCAACATCTTTCGGTTTGTGTACGACATCATCAACAAAAGGTCAACGCATCGATATCCGTGGATAAGTGTGGTGAACGATACATCGAAGAAAGTTGTGCAG TTGGTAAATGCCATCGTAAACGAATGTGGCATCGACGAGGAACGCATCGAAACACTCGGCAAAGACTCCGAAATGCAGAATCAGCAATCGAATCCACCGGTGTCCAGATCCAAATGCATTGTCAACTGTTTCATTGATCTGGGTATGACGCGGCaacgaattgaaaaattgccGACATCGATACACTTTCTGTTTGCCGAAGCGTTGGAATTGCATCGGTTGCAACCACCCATCGAAATCGGCGCAAAGGCGTATGAATTGTTGCTGCGCGCCGATCTGCTCGAGCACACATTGAGAAAAGTCGAAGTGATTGGCAAAG ACTTCAACACATCATTCCGAAACACGCAAAAGGAACACTCACTGTCACTGAAGACTGTTCCGTCGCCCATTCCAAAGTCGGATTCTTTAATTGCCGACGATGGCATGGAACACATTTTCACGAAATTACTTCAACTCCGGTTCCCCGAAGATCTTCGCATTAACGAGATTCGGCGACTGTTGAGCAGCTCAAAGCCTGTCTCCATCGATATTGTACAGGCGTTGGGCGTGTCCGATCACGATTTCATCGAGGAACAGGAAAAACAACTATTTGCCATGTGCACACGTACGATGGCACTGCCAATGGGACGTGGCATGTTCACGTTGCGAACGTGCACGCCGACCGCAACCGAAATTTTAACGATTCCGAAATTGTGTTTATCCGGCAAGGAATCGGTCAAGGGAGCTACGATTGAATTGCAACAAATTGAAGTGCCACCGAACATGAACATGTGGCCAATGTTTCACAATGGCGTTGCGGCTGGCCTACAAATCACACCAATGGCCAAGGATATCGATTCCACGTGGATAGTGTACAATAAACCGAAAACCGCCACTGATGGCAGTGCAGAACATGCGGGATTTTTGTTGGCGCTGGGTTTGAATGGCCATTTGAAAACGTTGTCGTTTATGAGCATCTATGATTATTCGGTTAAATGCGACGAAATGACCAGCGTTGGACTGTTTTTGGGTGTTGCAGCCGCATACCGAGGAACAATGGACatcaaaatcacaaaactgttGAGTGTACACATTGAGGCCTTACTGCCGCCGACGTCTCTAGAATTGGATATTCAACAGAACATTCAAGTGGCCTCAATTATGGGAATTGGAATGCTTTATCAAGAGACTGCTAAGCGACACATCGCCGAGATCCTATTACAAGAAATTG GACGTCCACCAGGAcccgaaatggaaaattgtgttGAACGAGAGTCGTATGCCTTAGCTGCTGGATTAGCCTTAGGTTTAGTCACACTGGGTAAGGGAGAATCGCCTGCAGGTCTACGTGATCTTCATCTCCCTGATACTCTACATTATTACATGATTGGTGGGAACAAACGTCCACTTACTG GAGCCCAAAAGGAGAAGTATAAATTGCCCTCGTTTCAAGTGCGCGAAGGAGACACTGTAAATATAGATGTAACTGCACCAGGTGCAACGATAGCCTTAGgtttaatgtttttcaaaactgGCAACGAAGCGGTTGCTCACTGGATGAAACCACCCGACACAAATTATCTGCTGAATCTCGTTCGACCCGATCTGCTGCTGTTGCGAATCATTGCCAAAGGTCTGATATTGTGGGACACCATCGAACCGACAAAAAAATGGATAATTGATCAAGTGCCGGGTGGTCTGTTTTTCGATCTAACAAAGGGTCCCAAGGACATGGCAACATCGGATGTTGACCACGAAGCCAATTG TCAAGCGTGCTGTAATATAACAGCAGGAGCAGCCTTTTGCATTGGTCTTCGTTATGCTGGCACTGAAGACCCGATTGCATTCAAGacattgaacaaaatactcaAATTGTTCCTCGGAATGGAATCTCAGTTTATGGGAGAGTTTGCTGGAAAAGCAACCGTTGAATCTTGTCTGATGCTGATCGTACTGTCGATGTCATTG GTATTTGCCGGCACTGGCAATCTGGCAATACTACGAGTGTGCCGAATGCTCCGGTCACGACTCGGACAATCCAATACGCATGTCACATACGGCTCGCAAATGGCAATTCATATGGCAATCGGTTTCCTATTTCTGGGTGCTGGTCGCTTTACATTATCACGTTCACCGCAAGCGATAGCCGCTTTGGTGTGTGCTCTGTTCCCCAAATTTCCCACTCACAGCAACGATAATCGCTATCATTTGCAAGCATTTCGACATCTGTACACATTGGCCGTTGAACCTCGATTGCTTTTGCCGCGAAACATCGACACAGGGAAATTATGCTTGAGCAACGTCTC ATACATCGCTTTAAACTCAGACGAGTTGATTTCGCTACCCATTGCCCCGTGTATTCTCCCCGAACTGGTGAATCTAAAGGCGGTCATACTGAACGATTCAAACTATTGGCCCGTTTGCTTTGAGAAGGGAAAAAACTGGGACCAATTAGA GTATGCCCTAGCCAACTGTTTTTGCATTGACATCAAACAGAAGGCGGGATGTTTGTCCCATTTGGAAGACCCGAATCGACTGAAAAGTCTGTTGGCTCAAACGTTAACCAGTGAACAGTACAGTTGTTGGAAAATCAAACCGGAGACGCTGTTGAAATTTTCCAATGACGCCAAAGTGCAGCATTTTACGAataaatttctgcaaatttcgAACAAGCCAGCGGATATGTCGCCGGAAGAATGGCAACGCATCCAAATTTTTACGCTGCAATTTTACAATTGCCTCACCAAGGACCGAATGCACGGACTGCCCATATCAATGGATCTGTTACGG TGTCTGGAACTGATCGAAAGACATGCGGCCTCAAACTACGATCTGTGGCAACTGAAGATGGTGTCCTGCATTCTACGGCAGtgcaacaaaaacattttactgtCGCCGGAAATTCTGAAATCATTTTCCAGTCGACTGTTCACGGCAATGGAACGGTTACTGGTGCAACACGCGGCCTGTATGAAACGTTACCTGTTCTCGTCGAATACGACATTTTTGCAGGAGTCGACCGGTGAAATAGCCGCTAAAATCGCCACACTAATCACGTTCTACGATTTGCcgataaacattttgaatttggtcGATTTAGGGGGTCAGTTGAACTATTTTCGGATGTTGGTTGAATTCAAAAAGCTTGGCCTGGACACGCACACCATTCAATGTGTATTCAAAGTGTTGAAAttggaataa
- the LOC119071517 gene encoding 6-phosphogluconolactonase, with translation MPPNKSQIVNVSDETEVIAKLWRLIEQAAETAINESGVFRIGLSGGSLVRYMATGAQSSTTDWSKWKLFFCDERYVKFDDVDSTFGQYRTEFIPHTKLTEDQFVTIDTSLELKDCAQAYELEIYKNFGIQDLDFKTIPKFDLLLLGMGPDGHTCSLFPNHPLLQTEDVLIAPIADSPKPPPSRVTMTYTLIKHSKACIFPISGSGKADIVKQIFVDKKPLPAGLVEVIDGTVTWILDAGAAALL, from the exons ATGCCACCAAATAAATCTCAAATAGTGAACGTAAGTGACGAAACGGAAGTGATAGCCAAACTTTGGCGGCTAATCGAGCAAGCTGCTGAGACGGCAATAAACGAATCTGGTGTCTTTCGCATCGGTCTATCGGGTGGATCGTTAGTTCGCTATATGGCAACAGGTGCCCAATCATCCACGACGGATTGGtcgaaatggaaattgtttttctgtgATGAACGATACGTGAAATTCGATGATGTCGACTCGACATTCGGTCAATACAGAACCGAATTCATTCCCCACACAAAGTTAACCGAAGATCAGTTCGTGACGATTGATACGTCGCTGGAATTGAAAGACTGTGCCCAGGCATATGAACTGgagatttacaaaaattttggtatACAAGAT CTGGACTTCAAAACCATTCCGAAATTCGACCTGTTGCTGTTGGGAATGGGTCCTGATGGTCATACGTGCTCTTTATTCCCGAATCACCCATTGCTACAAACTGAAGACGTGCTAATTGCACCGATAGCAGACTCTCCAAAGCCACCGCCGTCTCGCGTAACAATGACGTACACTCTCATTAAGCATTCCAAGGCTTGCATATTTCCGATCAGTGGAAGTGGCAAGGCTGATATTGTAAAA CAAATTTTCGTTGATAAAAAACCGCTGCCGGCTGGTCTGGTCGAAGTAATCGATGGGACCGTCACTTGGATACTCGATGCAGGCGCTGCTGCATTGTTATAA
- the LOC119071520 gene encoding putative gustatory receptor 28b → MAGVFNRLKNYLKPTDIYTSQRLILCLVNFAGYLPLQITKNRNGRHLRSSAIGFTFSIIFFTITVACFVALFMNGRLWTLGQLFDRQALANYGAFIRIVSICIMVPVLYGSCIRTGKKMITCMRLIVNIDKRLNLLGIDIDYWKGFYFSVYVIGSISTYFIVSLSMAYWLNDILSQKATKILQQDPGKKEEIRDPELALWLLFMTHNVTMVSMTLFICYYASITKEIGERFESMNRMLKFMVEPDSELTAHRDIESIESASWNIRNNVQMYNLLNIHSDLCDICVSVSDYFSLKMVSVLAVGLTTVVLNGYFFAMASNGIEQKEKFVELIYTTIDSFCVSLAIIIACNSAQHIVDENEKCSFHVRKALNLALAPDAKDKLLIFSLQLLSRKIKFSALGLFDINCGLLMAMAESVTTYFLIMMDFHGNQQN, encoded by the exons ATGGCTGGTGTATTCAATCggttaaaaaattatttgaagccAACGGATATTTATACGTCGCAGCGACTCATACTGTGCTTAGTGAATTTTGCCGGTTATTTACCATtgcaaattacgaaaaaccgAAACGGCAGACATTTGCGATCTTCTGCAATCGGATTCACTTTCTCCATTATATTTTTCACGATCACCGTCGCTTGTTTTGTAGCCTTGTTTATGAACGGAAGATTATGGACATTAGGGCAACTTTTCGACAGACAAGCTCTCGCCAACTACGGCGCATTTATACGAATTGTCAGTATTTGCATAATGGTGCCGGTATTGTACGGTTCATGCATACGAACGGGAAAGAAAATGATTACTTGTATGCGGCTCATCGTGAACATTGACAAAAGATTGAATCTCCTTGGCATCGACATCGACTACTGGAAGGGATTCTACTTCAGCGTTTACGTGATTGGGTCCATAAGCACATATTTCATAGTCAGCTTAAGTATGGCTTATTGGCTAAACGATATACTATCCCAGAAAgccacaaaaattttgcaacaaGACCCAGGGAAAAAAGAGGAGATAAGGGATCCAGAACTTGCGTTGTGGTTACTCTTTATGACACACAACGTAACCATGGTGTCAATGACTCTTTTCATATGTTACTATGCAAGTATCACGAAAGAAATAGGAGAGCGATTCGAGAGCATGAATCGA ATGCTTAAATTTATGGTTGAACCAGACTCGGAGCTGACGGCCCATCGTGACATCGAATCAATTGAATCTGCCTCGTGGAATATTCGAAATAATGTGCAAATGTACAATTTGTTGAACATACACAGCGACCTTTGCGACATCTGTGTTAGCGTTTCGGATTACTTTTCGCTCAAAATGGTATCCGTTCTGGCTGTTGGTCTCACGACTGTAGTATTGAATGGCTACTTCTTTGCGATGGCATCAAATGGTATAgaacagaaagaaaaatttgttgaattgattTACACAACCATTGACAGTTTCTGTGTCTCGTTGGCCATTATTATCGCTTGTAATTCAGCTCAACATATTGTAGACGAG AATGAAAAGTGCTCGTTTCACGTGCGTAAAGCTTTGAACTTGGCCCTTGCTCCGGACGCGAAGGAtaaacttttgatattttcgcTCCAACTGTTAAgtcgaaaaattaagttttccGCGTTGGGCCTATTCGATATAAATTGTGGATTGCTGATGGCG ATGGCAGAATCAGTCACTACGTACTTCCTCATTATGATGGATTTTCATGGGAATCAGCAAAATTAA